In one Legionella clemsonensis genomic region, the following are encoded:
- a CDS encoding UbiX family flavin prenyltransferase has protein sequence MKKKRIIIGITGASGLIYGVRLLELLRYTDYETHLIVSKAAQQTRAYESTLTAADLYNLADRYYSISDIAACISSGSYLTGGMIIAPCSMRTLADIAYSTTSNLLTRAADVILKERRRLVLMVRETPLHLGHIENMKRVTEIGATIAPPIPAFYNNPKTIDDLVNHSVGRVLDLFDIDINIVQRWESRNISVNLI, from the coding sequence ATGAAAAAAAAACGTATTATTATAGGGATAACTGGAGCATCTGGCTTAATTTATGGTGTACGTCTTCTCGAGTTATTGCGATATACAGATTATGAAACGCACCTCATTGTTTCCAAGGCAGCTCAACAAACCAGAGCTTATGAATCGACTCTTACAGCCGCTGATCTTTATAACCTTGCCGATAGATATTATTCAATCAGTGATATAGCAGCATGCATTTCGAGTGGTTCTTATCTAACAGGAGGAATGATTATTGCACCTTGCTCAATGCGCACTTTGGCTGATATTGCTTATAGCACGACATCAAATTTATTAACACGTGCAGCTGACGTCATTTTAAAAGAGCGTAGGCGGTTAGTTTTAATGGTTCGTGAAACACCTTTGCATTTGGGGCATATTGAAAACATGAAGCGGGTTACAGAAATAGGAGCAACAATTGCTCCTCCCATCCCTGCTTTTTATAACAATCCGAAAACCATCGACGATCTAGTTAATCATAGTGTAGGGCGCGTTCTTGATTTGTTTGATATTGATATCAATATCGTCCAACGTTGGGAATCAAGGAATATTAGTGTCAATTTAATTTAA
- a CDS encoding UbiD family decarboxylase, protein MDDLRDWLHYLDDNELLSVIRDDVDLKYDLMHIAQKFEGKKACFFPRPSNHSVPVVTGILQQRSWVAAALGIHPEKLLSRLQHAVSHPMPWQEVPQDQAPVHEVVINKDIDIKKILPIVTHHEKDAGPFITSGCVNAKNLVTKKQNFDIHRMQVQAPDKLSILILPQDLFAYFSYAEEQNLPLPITITIGHDPIVQLSSQAMAPLDLCELEIAGALKGKPLPVVKSYTNDIMIPATAEFSIEGRILPNVRCLEGPFGEFPKYYTGYSMLPVIQIDCITHRKSPIYQTNNPAGAENIVLGGVPREASILERMQVIFPNVTDLRLTPGGQGRYHIVIKMKKISMVKQKMLSLVLLVCTTISN, encoded by the coding sequence ATGGACGATCTTCGGGACTGGTTACATTATTTAGATGACAATGAATTACTTAGCGTTATTCGCGATGATGTAGATTTAAAATATGACTTAATGCATATTGCGCAAAAATTTGAGGGTAAAAAAGCTTGTTTTTTCCCTAGACCTTCTAACCACTCCGTGCCTGTGGTCACTGGAATTCTACAACAACGAAGTTGGGTTGCAGCGGCATTAGGGATTCATCCGGAAAAATTATTATCGCGTTTACAACATGCGGTAAGTCACCCCATGCCATGGCAAGAGGTGCCGCAAGATCAAGCTCCCGTACATGAAGTAGTTATTAATAAAGACATTGATATCAAAAAAATATTACCAATTGTCACTCATCATGAAAAAGATGCGGGACCCTTTATTACTTCTGGATGTGTAAACGCTAAAAATCTAGTAACCAAAAAACAAAATTTTGATATACACCGTATGCAGGTTCAAGCACCGGATAAACTAAGTATACTCATATTACCACAGGATTTATTTGCTTACTTTAGTTATGCAGAAGAGCAGAATTTGCCTCTGCCGATCACGATCACTATCGGCCATGATCCAATTGTGCAACTTTCTTCTCAAGCTATGGCACCACTTGACCTATGCGAACTTGAAATTGCAGGTGCTTTAAAAGGTAAACCATTACCAGTGGTCAAGTCGTATACTAACGATATCATGATTCCAGCAACTGCCGAATTTTCTATCGAAGGACGCATTTTACCTAATGTACGCTGCTTAGAAGGCCCTTTTGGTGAATTTCCCAAATATTATACTGGTTATAGTATGCTTCCCGTGATTCAAATTGATTGTATCACTCATCGCAAGTCACCAATCTATCAAACCAATAACCCTGCAGGGGCAGAAAATATCGTTTTAGGTGGGGTGCCACGTGAAGCGAGTATTTTAGAACGAATGCAGGTTATCTTTCCAAATGTCACTGACCTACGTCTAACTCCGGGAGGACAGGGTCGCTACCACATAGTAATTAAAATGAAAAAAATCAGTATGGTCAAGCAAAAAATGTTATCGCTTGTGCTTTTGGTATGCACTACGATATCAAATTAG
- a CDS encoding alpha/beta fold hydrolase → MRILLLCFLIFFQLPQTFGKANESLRFALDKNVKNNYKEDNFIIPQYRFKNNQTLENLRIHYITMGTSHKNKRGEITNAILFLHWTGGSGKEMLIHFKQALLAPEKPFDANKYFLIFPDNIGQGHSSKPSDGLRMAFPHYNYHDMVELQHHLVTDKLKIAHLKMIVGTSMGCMHAWMWSELYPNFMDGIMAIVCLPQQIEGRNLLWRQVVVHSIKNDPSWQNGNYKNTPYGLKAAWPWVAMMVDGTPHMQRIISNPNEASNYIHSAMLESAKHDPNDVIYIMSASSSYSPEPLLHSIKTKVFALDFTDDALDSPNFYRMPDLMKHVKYEKWVLQNSTPFSHGHFTLLYPELWVNHAKRFVQWINHSEKSE, encoded by the coding sequence ATGAGAATTCTTCTATTGTGTTTTTTAATATTTTTTCAGCTACCACAAACTTTTGGAAAAGCGAATGAATCACTTAGATTTGCTTTAGATAAAAATGTGAAAAATAACTATAAAGAAGATAATTTTATTATTCCTCAATATCGTTTTAAAAATAATCAGACATTGGAGAATCTACGAATACATTACATTACTATGGGTACCTCTCACAAAAATAAACGAGGGGAAATTACAAACGCGATTTTATTTTTGCATTGGACGGGTGGAAGTGGAAAAGAAATGCTTATCCATTTTAAACAGGCTCTATTAGCCCCAGAAAAACCCTTTGATGCGAATAAATATTTTCTAATTTTTCCAGATAATATTGGCCAAGGTCATTCGAGCAAACCTAGTGATGGGTTACGCATGGCCTTCCCTCATTATAATTATCACGACATGGTTGAGTTGCAACATCATTTAGTTACTGACAAATTAAAAATTGCTCATTTAAAGATGATTGTTGGAACTTCGATGGGTTGCATGCATGCTTGGATGTGGAGTGAGCTATATCCTAATTTTATGGATGGCATTATGGCAATCGTATGTCTTCCTCAGCAAATTGAAGGACGAAATTTATTATGGCGACAAGTTGTTGTTCACAGTATAAAAAATGATCCATCTTGGCAGAATGGAAATTATAAAAATACTCCTTACGGATTAAAGGCTGCTTGGCCATGGGTAGCGATGATGGTAGATGGTACCCCACATATGCAGCGTATAATTTCTAATCCCAACGAGGCGAGTAATTACATTCATTCAGCGATGTTAGAGAGTGCAAAGCATGATCCCAATGACGTAATATATATTATGTCAGCCTCATCCAGTTATAGTCCAGAGCCTTTATTACATTCTATAAAAACCAAGGTTTTTGCTCTTGATTTCACCGACGATGCTTTAGATTCTCCCAATTTTTATCGCATGCCTGATTTAATGAAACACGTTAAATATGAAAAATGGGTTTTGCAGAATAGCACACCTTTTTCACATGGCCATTTTACCTTATTATATCCAGAGTTATGGGTCAACCATGCGAAACGCTTTGTCCAATGGATTAATCATTCAGAAAAATCAGAGTAA
- a CDS encoding DDE-type integrase/transposase/recombinase, whose translation MHTDEGWLYLATVMDLFNRKIVGWSMGTRLVTSLIEGALIMAIHRNNPPNGVIHHSDRGSQYAVMLINRFSKTWFYLLHEWLG comes from the coding sequence ATTCATACTGATGAGGGCTGGCTTTATCTAGCTACGGTCATGGATTTATTCAATCGAAAGATTGTCGGTTGGAGCATGGGAACTCGGTTGGTTACAAGCCTTATTGAAGGTGCTCTTATCATGGCGATTCACCGCAATAACCCACCTAATGGCGTCATTCATCATTCTGACAGAGGATCTCAATATGCAGTAATGCTGATCAATCGCTTCTCAAAAACATGGTTTTATTTGCTCCATGAGTGGCTCGGGTAA
- the moaA gene encoding GTP 3',8-cyclase MoaA encodes MRSADYIVKDKLKRRLKDLRVSVIDSCNFRCTYCMPAEIYDQFHFLKKAQLLSFAEIIRVIKAFTALGVSKIRLTGGEPLLRKNLEELVRQIAKIPEINDIALTTNGYFLAEKALLLHKAGLQRVTISIDSLNEETFKKMAGRPVDINRVLHGIEHAKKAGFDVIKINTVLRRGVNEQEILPLVRYFKGTGIVLRFIEFMDTGNSRGWDWTQVIPSSEVIEQIHSQYPLEPINNTGSEVAKRYRYLDGSGEIGVISSVSQPFCGNCTRARLSADGQFYTCLFAEKKLDIRQALRNGISDQKLKEWLGQRWQLRQDRYSEIRHSLSLKEIQRRKKVDMFRVGG; translated from the coding sequence ATGAGGTCAGCGGATTATATTGTCAAAGATAAGCTGAAACGGAGGCTAAAAGATTTACGTGTATCAGTGATCGATTCCTGCAATTTTCGTTGTACTTATTGCATGCCTGCGGAAATTTATGATCAATTTCATTTTCTTAAAAAAGCTCAACTTCTAAGTTTTGCTGAGATCATTCGTGTAATTAAAGCATTCACAGCTCTGGGTGTTTCTAAGATCAGGCTAACAGGAGGAGAGCCTTTACTCAGAAAGAATCTTGAAGAATTAGTTAGACAAATTGCTAAAATTCCAGAAATTAATGACATTGCTTTAACGACGAATGGTTATTTTTTAGCTGAAAAAGCCCTCTTATTGCACAAGGCAGGGCTACAGCGTGTCACCATTAGCATTGATTCTCTCAATGAAGAGACTTTTAAAAAAATGGCCGGTCGTCCAGTTGATATCAATCGGGTTTTGCATGGGATAGAACATGCAAAAAAAGCTGGTTTTGATGTCATAAAAATCAATACTGTTTTAAGACGTGGTGTAAATGAACAGGAGATATTACCGCTTGTGCGCTATTTTAAAGGTACTGGAATTGTCCTTCGTTTTATTGAATTTATGGACACTGGAAATAGTAGAGGTTGGGATTGGACACAAGTAATTCCATCTTCTGAAGTCATAGAACAAATTCATTCCCAATATCCTTTGGAGCCGATCAACAACACGGGATCGGAGGTAGCAAAACGCTATCGATATTTAGATGGGTCTGGTGAAATTGGTGTAATCTCTTCAGTAAGTCAGCCCTTTTGTGGAAATTGTACCCGCGCGCGTTTATCTGCAGACGGCCAGTTTTATACCTGCTTATTTGCTGAAAAAAAGCTAGATATAAGACAAGCGTTGCGTAATGGTATTAGTGATCAGAAATTAAAAGAATGGTTAGGCCAACGTTGGCAGTTGCGTCAAGATCGCTACTCCGAAATTCGTCATTCACTTTCATTGAAAGAGATTCAAAGAAGAAAAAAAGTCGACATGTTTCGGGTAGGTGGCTAA
- a CDS encoding UbiD family decarboxylase domain-containing protein, whose protein sequence is MHYDIKLVTVVDEDIDIDSPDQIEWAVATRFQADRDLVVMNRALGSKLDPSGDSRGLSSKMGLDATAYLGDKDHFYVSKTLGENIVDLRKVLNPDTHLFKKMYKGT, encoded by the coding sequence ATGCACTACGATATCAAATTAGTTACCGTTGTTGATGAAGATATTGATATTGATTCACCCGATCAAATTGAATGGGCGGTCGCAACTCGTTTTCAAGCCGATCGTGATTTGGTAGTGATGAATCGTGCCTTAGGCTCAAAACTTGATCCGTCGGGTGACAGTCGTGGTCTATCCTCTAAAATGGGGTTGGATGCAACCGCTTATCTTGGGGATAAAGATCATTTTTATGTGTCTAAAACGTTAGGAGAAAACATTGTTGATCTCCGCAAGGTGTTAAATCCAGATACCCATTTGTTTAAAAAAATGTATAAGGGCACTTAG
- a CDS encoding IS3 family transposase, protein MQSRQTYGMPRLQQALRKLGKYHGKKRIKRLMQQEGLKPKAARRFKVTTDSRHSKPVAENILGRQLILLLLTPLGRLI, encoded by the coding sequence TTGCAATCGCGTCAAACCTACGGCATGCCTCGATTACAACAGGCATTGCGTAAGTTGGGTAAATATCATGGGAAAAAGAGGATCAAACGCTTAATGCAGCAGGAAGGACTCAAACCTAAAGCGGCAAGGCGTTTTAAAGTGACAACAGATAGTCGCCACTCAAAGCCTGTGGCCGAAAATATTTTGGGAAGACAATTAATCCTGTTGCTATTAACACCGCTTGGGCGTTTGATATAA
- a CDS encoding nuclear transport factor 2 family protein, whose protein sequence is MDIKIINQIIKQEIQLLNRTDSPDILAELIDDEFVEIGSSTVVNDKTEVVRWLASDDKSEYVGDAFKAYPLAENILILTYISTTKGPSITEKRQTMRSSIWRLTNGHWRMVFHQGTPLK, encoded by the coding sequence ATGGATATTAAGATCATTAATCAAATTATTAAACAAGAAATACAATTACTTAATAGAACTGATTCGCCAGATATACTTGCTGAGCTTATTGATGATGAGTTTGTAGAAATTGGTAGTAGCACCGTTGTTAATGATAAAACTGAAGTAGTGCGATGGCTTGCCAGTGATGATAAATCTGAATATGTTGGAGATGCCTTTAAAGCTTATCCGCTTGCTGAGAACATCCTCATATTAACCTATATTAGTACGACGAAAGGCCCCTCAATTACTGAAAAAAGACAAACTATGCGGTCTTCAATTTGGAGATTGACAAATGGTCACTGGCGCATGGTTTTTCATCAAGGGACTCCATTAAAATAG
- a CDS encoding cyclic pyranopterin monophosphate synthase MoaC: protein MIHQHTSESSKKEAISDPWNNSLPEHAYRMVDIGKKTPTFRCAVAQGKIYVGEKAFRKIQDKTMPKGDPLILAEVAGITGAKCAFQCIPLCHPLNLDQVIVLSEPNEKEFSIMIYCIVSAFAKTGVEMEALAGVNAALLSIYDLCKIVNKELLISDIYLLYKEGGKSGLWVHSQGVPEWLQQKLFSQTPFADLRMAVISISDRAYQGHEDYPDIGIYLKEELEKLGAKAISYALVPDEKELIQQEIKKAADASCHVIFLRGGTGITKRDVTTQAVIEISDRLIPGFGELLRKTGEQHTPFTWLSCSLGAVLGRSLIVTIPGSKNAIYESMRVLPELLVKAVEELQRF, encoded by the coding sequence ATGATACATCAGCATACTTCAGAATCTAGCAAGAAAGAAGCCATTTCTGATCCATGGAATAATAGTCTTCCTGAACATGCTTATAGAATGGTGGATATAGGGAAAAAAACTCCGACCTTCCGCTGCGCTGTCGCACAAGGAAAAATTTATGTGGGTGAAAAAGCGTTTAGGAAAATTCAAGATAAAACCATGCCCAAAGGTGATCCTTTAATACTTGCTGAAGTGGCAGGAATTACGGGGGCGAAATGTGCTTTTCAATGTATCCCTCTTTGCCATCCCTTAAATTTAGATCAAGTTATTGTACTGTCGGAACCGAATGAAAAAGAATTTTCAATTATGATCTATTGCATCGTCTCAGCATTTGCTAAGACCGGTGTGGAAATGGAAGCCTTAGCCGGCGTCAATGCTGCCTTATTATCCATTTATGATCTTTGCAAAATAGTCAATAAAGAGTTATTGATAAGTGACATTTATCTTTTATATAAAGAAGGGGGTAAATCAGGATTATGGGTACATTCTCAAGGTGTCCCAGAATGGTTGCAGCAAAAATTGTTTTCTCAAACCCCCTTTGCGGATTTACGAATGGCAGTAATCAGTATCAGTGATCGTGCTTATCAAGGGCACGAAGACTATCCTGACATTGGCATTTATTTAAAAGAAGAACTTGAAAAACTTGGGGCTAAAGCCATTTCTTATGCCTTAGTACCTGATGAAAAAGAGTTAATCCAACAAGAAATAAAAAAGGCCGCCGATGCTTCTTGTCATGTCATTTTCTTGCGTGGCGGAACTGGAATTACTAAACGGGATGTTACTACCCAAGCTGTCATCGAAATTTCTGATCGGTTAATACCAGGCTTCGGTGAATTGCTTAGGAAAACAGGTGAACAACATACCCCTTTTACCTGGTTAAGCTGCTCTCTTGGGGCGGTTTTAGGCCGCTCTTTAATTGTAACAATACCTGGTTCAAAAAATGCGATATATGAATCGATGAGAGTCTTACCAGAGCTTCTTGTAAAAGCTGTTGAGGAGCTGCAACGTTTTTAA
- a CDS encoding UbiD family decarboxylase, with amino-acid sequence MMMTKHLNDLREYLNELSKINEVQPIDQEVDLFLEAGAIIRRSYDLKAPAPLMSNLKYKNTKLNNGLRVLGASAGASRQPKLFLTRVAISLGLEPDATSQEIIEALVKLQCSTPIKPEIVSTGPCKENIFLGEKVDLEQLPAPQINQNDGGRYLNTFGTIVAKSVDGQWVNWGIARIMLLDKKRCVANVVPGQDTRKIQEEWFSQGKNMPVAIFQGGPPVIPFVSGMGVPSGVSERDLIGGYLGHPLQLVKCETVDLEVPATAEIVIEGEFSATEKAMEGPMGEFSGSICLASKNYNPVINVSAISYRNEGILPVVAGGYPIEENHSCWALGMSSKIYADLKNAGLPVTQCFIPFESAVHWLVITVDRNYIWHKKNRGKYSINTLIDEFKKVLFKIKPAIWMTKILIMADDIDASNINDVVWAFATRCHPDQHLLFPNEDLPMPLVGFLSDAEKKSLKCPKIIYNCLRPETWSKEEIPTPAKFETNWPKDIQEKVLKNWSEYGYTDLL; translated from the coding sequence ATGATGATGACAAAGCACCTCAATGATTTGCGTGAATATCTTAACGAACTCTCCAAAATTAACGAGGTTCAACCCATTGATCAAGAAGTGGATTTATTTCTTGAAGCAGGTGCAATAATAAGACGTAGTTATGATTTGAAAGCACCAGCACCTCTAATGTCCAATCTAAAATACAAAAATACGAAATTGAATAATGGGCTAAGGGTTTTAGGTGCATCTGCTGGAGCCAGTCGCCAGCCTAAATTATTCCTCACTCGAGTAGCAATTTCTTTAGGACTTGAACCAGATGCAACATCCCAGGAAATTATTGAGGCATTGGTAAAATTACAGTGTTCAACACCGATTAAACCGGAGATTGTTTCTACCGGGCCTTGTAAGGAAAATATTTTCCTTGGGGAAAAAGTGGATTTAGAGCAGTTACCTGCTCCTCAAATTAATCAGAATGATGGCGGTCGTTATCTCAATACCTTTGGTACTATTGTAGCTAAATCAGTTGATGGCCAATGGGTTAATTGGGGTATCGCAAGAATTATGTTGCTTGACAAGAAGCGTTGTGTGGCCAATGTGGTGCCTGGTCAGGACACACGGAAAATCCAGGAAGAATGGTTTTCTCAAGGTAAAAATATGCCTGTTGCAATTTTCCAGGGAGGCCCACCTGTCATTCCGTTTGTTTCGGGAATGGGGGTTCCTTCTGGAGTTTCTGAAAGGGATTTAATTGGTGGCTACCTTGGACACCCTCTACAATTGGTTAAATGTGAAACGGTTGATTTGGAAGTTCCGGCAACAGCAGAAATTGTGATTGAAGGAGAGTTTTCTGCCACAGAAAAGGCAATGGAAGGGCCGATGGGTGAATTTTCAGGAAGCATATGTCTTGCGTCTAAAAACTATAATCCTGTCATTAATGTATCGGCTATTTCTTACAGAAATGAAGGTATTTTGCCGGTGGTTGCTGGTGGTTACCCTATTGAGGAAAATCATTCTTGTTGGGCATTAGGTATGTCATCCAAGATATATGCTGATTTAAAAAATGCAGGATTGCCAGTCACACAATGTTTTATTCCTTTTGAAAGCGCAGTACATTGGTTAGTCATTACAGTGGATAGAAATTACATCTGGCATAAAAAAAACCGCGGAAAATATTCTATCAATACATTGATAGATGAATTTAAGAAAGTTCTATTTAAAATAAAGCCAGCCATTTGGATGACCAAAATCTTAATCATGGCTGATGACATTGATGCGAGTAATATTAATGATGTGGTATGGGCTTTTGCAACGCGTTGTCATCCTGATCAACATTTATTATTTCCTAACGAAGATTTGCCCATGCCTTTAGTTGGTTTTTTATCTGATGCAGAGAAGAAATCATTAAAGTGTCCAAAAATTATTTATAATTGTTTACGCCCAGAAACTTGGAGCAAAGAAGAAATCCCGACTCCAGCCAAATTTGAAACTAATTGGCCCAAAGACATTCAGGAAAAAGTTCTCAAAAATTGGTCTGAATACGGTTATACGGATCTACTCTGA
- a CDS encoding HesA/MoeB/ThiF family protein — translation MVKHSEITLSSEELKQYQRQIILPEIGIDGQEKLKKAKVLCVGAGGLGSPILIYLTAAGVGTIGIIDGDKVDITNLPRQILFSERDIGQKKVIAARKELLQLNKHLEIHIYDEVLEASNAEKILQNYDIVVDGSDNFSTKYLINDAALKRGIPNVYASILGFEGRVTVFGDKAGPCYRCLYPEPPQHYIPNCAEFGILGALAGIIGCVQSMETIKWIINQPPSPIAPFKPLIGKLWTIDGRTMAVNTIRIKKRKTCVICNKPKAAIFLHDLEKKCASETKQIPHISAIEGEKYLNRKDVVFLDVRELGEWQTGHVNNAVHLPLPQLLSDERLIHKLDPTLTYLVYCQIGKRSAEGASHLLKLGFRKVLHLRGGLAEWKGELTR, via the coding sequence ATGGTTAAGCACTCCGAAATTACACTCTCCTCTGAGGAGTTGAAGCAATATCAGAGGCAAATAATCTTGCCAGAAATTGGTATTGATGGGCAAGAAAAGCTTAAGAAGGCTAAAGTACTCTGTGTAGGCGCAGGGGGATTAGGCTCGCCTATATTAATCTACTTAACTGCAGCAGGTGTAGGTACCATAGGTATTATTGATGGCGATAAAGTGGATATTACTAATTTACCCCGTCAAATTCTCTTTAGTGAGCGGGACATTGGGCAGAAAAAAGTAATCGCCGCTCGAAAAGAATTACTTCAACTCAATAAGCATTTGGAAATTCATATTTATGATGAGGTACTGGAGGCATCAAATGCTGAAAAAATATTGCAGAATTATGATATTGTAGTTGATGGCAGTGATAATTTTAGCACCAAATATCTTATTAATGATGCCGCTTTAAAGCGGGGTATTCCTAACGTTTATGCTTCAATACTAGGCTTTGAAGGTCGTGTAACTGTTTTTGGTGATAAAGCCGGTCCATGTTATCGCTGTCTTTATCCAGAACCGCCTCAACATTATATTCCAAATTGTGCAGAATTCGGCATTTTGGGTGCATTGGCTGGTATTATTGGTTGTGTGCAATCGATGGAAACAATTAAATGGATCATTAATCAGCCCCCTAGCCCTATTGCCCCCTTTAAGCCTTTGATAGGAAAGCTTTGGACAATTGATGGACGCACTATGGCGGTCAATACCATCAGGATAAAAAAAAGAAAAACCTGTGTGATATGCAACAAACCAAAGGCAGCGATTTTTCTTCATGATTTGGAAAAAAAATGTGCTTCTGAAACCAAACAAATACCGCATATTTCAGCGATAGAGGGAGAAAAGTATTTAAATAGAAAGGATGTTGTATTCTTAGATGTACGGGAACTCGGTGAATGGCAAACGGGTCATGTAAACAATGCCGTTCATTTACCGCTTCCTCAATTATTATCGGATGAGCGCCTTATTCACAAATTAGACCCCACATTAACCTATCTTGTCTATTGCCAAATCGGCAAAAGAAGCGCCGAAGGGGCTAGTCACTTACTAAAATTGGGCTTTCGAAAAGTCCTCCATCTTCGTGGTGGTCTTGCAGAGTGGAAAGGCGAGCTTACCCGATAG
- a CDS encoding AAA family ATPase: MLIIFGGLPGTGKTTLSKQLAKQLKAVYLRIDTVEQAFKKFSGFAEKRVGPEGYMISYAIALDNLKLGLSVVADSVNPIAITRNAWRKVAMDANTPFIEIELVCSNAKAHQRRIETRKADIPGHRLPNWIDVLNRDYEPWLSKSMTLDTSEYSIEESVELIMDFIRSKI, encoded by the coding sequence ATGTTAATTATTTTTGGCGGACTCCCGGGAACCGGGAAAACAACTTTATCAAAACAACTTGCTAAACAATTAAAAGCAGTTTATCTACGAATTGATACAGTGGAACAGGCATTTAAAAAATTCTCTGGTTTTGCGGAAAAAAGGGTTGGGCCTGAAGGGTACATGATATCTTATGCTATTGCATTAGATAACCTAAAGCTAGGACTTTCTGTAGTTGCTGATTCAGTCAACCCCATTGCTATTACACGTAATGCTTGGCGAAAAGTAGCAATGGATGCAAATACTCCTTTTATTGAAATCGAGCTGGTGTGTTCAAATGCCAAAGCGCACCAACGCCGCATTGAAACCAGGAAAGCCGATATACCAGGACACAGGTTACCTAACTGGATTGATGTATTAAATCGAGATTATGAACCATGGCTATCAAAATCAATGACCTTAGACACCTCGGAGTATTCTATTGAGGAATCAGTAGAGCTCATTATGGATTTTATCAGGTCAAAGATTTGA
- a CDS encoding MoaD/ThiS family protein — protein MDIQINIKFYGILHNYHPDDKLLKIKVPAHLTIQALSQIIYTTLCQSTSYSEEKNKELIQILKSSAFAKNDDLIEEDDFVLQSGDLIAILPPVCGG, from the coding sequence TTGGATATTCAAATTAATATAAAGTTCTATGGGATTTTGCATAATTATCATCCTGATGACAAGCTGTTGAAGATAAAGGTACCAGCCCATTTAACAATTCAGGCTCTTTCTCAAATTATCTATACTACGCTTTGCCAAAGCACATCCTATAGTGAGGAAAAAAACAAGGAGCTCATACAAATCCTTAAAAGTTCAGCCTTTGCAAAAAATGATGATTTAATCGAGGAAGACGATTTTGTGTTGCAATCTGGAGATTTAATTGCAATTTTACCGCCCGTTTGTGGAGGATAA
- a CDS encoding molybdenum cofactor biosynthesis protein MoaE — protein MMVGYIDSYNKNKAVRGLTYEMHTALAEKTLRDIAHEAKKHFDNNAAIYISCTTGYIPAGEVCTLVMVSASSFKLAHDMAGYIINEIKKRLPRWKQENYFDGSNQYLAGNFTLKK, from the coding sequence ATGATGGTGGGATATATCGATTCGTACAATAAAAATAAAGCAGTACGAGGTTTAACCTATGAAATGCATACGGCCTTGGCTGAAAAAACGTTGAGGGATATTGCACACGAAGCTAAAAAACACTTTGATAACAATGCAGCTATCTATATCTCCTGTACAACTGGATATATCCCAGCTGGAGAAGTGTGTACCCTTGTAATGGTATCGGCTAGTTCTTTTAAATTAGCCCATGATATGGCGGGTTATATTATTAATGAAATTAAAAAACGATTGCCAAGATGGAAACAGGAGAATTATTTTGATGGCTCAAATCAATACTTAGCAGGTAACTTTACATTGAAAAAATAG